A genomic segment from Glycine max cultivar Williams 82 chromosome 1, Glycine_max_v4.0, whole genome shotgun sequence encodes:
- the BEHL1 gene encoding BES1/BZR1 family protein gives MTGGGSTGRLPTWKERENNKRRERRRRAIAAKIYTGLRAQGNYKLPKHCDNNEVLKALCAEAGWIVEEDGTTYRKGCKRPTSEIGGTPLNLSACSSIQASPQSSSYPSPVPSYHASPTSSSFPSPTRIDGNHPSSFLIPFIRNITSIPANLPPLRISNSAPVTPPLSSPRSSKRKADFDSLRHPLFATSAPSSPTRRHHVATSTIPECDESDASTVDSASGRWVSFQVQTTMVAAAAAAPPSPTFNLMKPAMQQIAAQEGMQWGSVAERGRGGSDFDFENGRVKPWEGERIHEVGMDDLELTLGVGKA, from the exons ATGACCGGCGGCGGATCCACGGGGAGGTTGCCGACGTGGAAGGAGAGAGAGAACAacaagaggagagagagaagacgAAGAGCGATTGCAGCTAAGATCTACACTGGCCTTCGAGCCCAGGGGAACTACAAGCTTCCAAAGCACTGCGACAACAACGAGGTCCTGAAAGCTCTCTGCGCCGAAGCTGGCTGGATCGTGGAAGAAGATGGCACAACTTATCGAAAG GGATGTAAGAGACCCACGAGTGAGATTGGAGGAACACCACTGAACTTAAGCGCGTGTTCTTCCATTCAGGCAAGTCCACAATCCTCGTCATACCCGAGTCCTGTACCATCCTACCATGCTAGCCCAACCTCTTCCTCGTTCCCAAGCCCCACGCGCATTGACGGAAACCACCCTTCTTCCTTTCTCATCCCATTCATCCGCAACATAACTTCCATCCCCGCCAACCTCCCTCCTCTCAGGATATCCAACAGCGCCCCCGTCACCCCACCTCTTTCTTCTCCCCGAAGCTCAAAGCGCAAGGCGGATTTCGACTCCCTCCGCCACCCTCTTTTTGCCACCTCCGCCCCGTCCAGCCCCACGCGCCGCCACCACGTTGCCACCTCCACCATCCCGGAGTGCGACGAGTCCGACGCCTCCACCGTGGACTCCGCCTCGGGCCGCTGGGTTAGTTTCCAGGTTCAGACGACGATGGTGGCTGCGGCGGCGGCTGCTCCTCCTTCGCCTACCTTTAACCTCATGAAGCCCGCGATGCAGCAGATCGCTGCCCAGGAAGGCATGCAGTGGGGTTCTGTTGCCGAGAGAGGCAGAGGAGGCTCCGATTTTGACTTCGAGAATGGCAGAGTGAAACCCTGGGAGGGTGAGAGAATACACGAGGTTGGAATGGATGATTTGGAGCTTACTCTAGGAGTTGGAAAGGCTTGA
- the LOC100781979 gene encoding UDP-glycosyltransferase 72E1, translated as MVTSKPHAALIASPGMGHLIPMVELGKRLLTHHSFHVTIFVVTTDSAITTSHILQQTSNLNIVLVPPIDVSHKLPPNPPLAARILLTMLDSIPFVHSSILSTKLPPPSALIVDMFGFAAFPMARDLGMLIYVYFATSAWFSAVTVYVPAMDKKMIESHAENHEPLVILGCEAVRFDDTLEPFLSPIGEMYQGYLTAAKEIVTADGILMNTWQDLEPAATKAVREDGILGRFTKAEVYSVGPLVRTVEKKPEAAVLSWLDGQPAESVVYVSFGSGGTMSEVQMREVALGLELSQQRFVWVVRPPCEGDASGSFFEVSNGGDVALNYLPEGFVKRTEAVGVVVPMWAPQAEILGHPATGGFVTHCGWNSVLESVLNGVPMVAWPLYAEQKMNAFMLSEELGVAVRVAEEGGVVRREQVAELVRRVMVDEEGFGMRKKVKELKVSGEKALSKVGSSHHWLCQMSKDCEAHVQGSEAKVSSAYTTTTAVLSDVVRS; from the coding sequence ATGGTAACATCAAAGCCTCATGCAGCACTTATAGCAAGCCCCGGCATGGGGCACCTAATTCCCATGGTGGAGCTAGGCAAACGCCTCCTCACTCACCACTCCTTCCACGTCACCATCTTCGTCGTCACCACCGACTCCGCAATCACAACCTCTCACATACTCCAACAAACATCAAACCTCAACATCGTCCTTGTCCCTCCCATCGATGTCTCCCACAAACTACCACCCAACCCGCCCTTAGCAGCACGAATTCTGTTAACCATGCTCGACTCCATACCCTTTGTGCACTCTTCCATTCTGTCCACCAAGCTTCCTCCTCCTTCGGCACTCATCGTTGACATGTTCGGATTTGCAGCTTTTCCCATGGCACGTGACCTCGGCATGCTTATCTACGTTTACTTCGCCACCAGCGCCTGGTTCTCTGCGGTTACCGTATACGTTCCCGCCATGGACAAGAAAATGATTGAAAGCCACGCGGAAAACCACGAGCCGCTCGTGATTCTCGGTTGCGAAGCGGTTCGGTTCGATGACACGCTCGAACCGTTTTTATCGCCTATAGGGGAGATGTACCAGGGTTACCTTACAGCAGCAAAGGAGATAGTGACCGCTGATGGAATTTTGATGAACACGTGGCAAGATCTGGAGCCCGCTGCGACGAAGGCGGTGAGAGAGGACGGGATATTGGGCCGGTTTACGAAGGCGGAGGTGTATTCGGTTGGACCGCTGGTGAGAACCGTGGAGAAAAAACCGGAGGCTGCGGTTTTAAGTTGGCTGGACGGTCAACCGGCTGAGTCGGTGGTCTATGTGTCCTTCGGGAGCGGTGGGACAATGTCAGAGGTTCAAATGAGGGAAGTGGCGTTGGGCTTGGAGCTGAGTCAACAGAGGTTTGTTTGGGTGGTGCGGCCACCGTGCGAGGGCGACGCGAGTGGCTCGTTTTTTGAAGTATCGAATGGTGGTGACGTGGCGCTGAATTACTTGCCGGAGGGGTTCGTGAAAAGAACGGAAGCGGTGGGGGTTGTGGTCCCCATGTGGGCCCCGCAGGCGGAGATTCTGGGACATCCAGCGACGGGTGGTTTCGTGACGCACTGTGGTTGGAATTCTGTTTTGGAGAGCGTTCTGAACGGGGTTCCCATGGTGGCGTGGCCGCTTTACGCGGAGCAGAAAATGAACGCGTTTATGCTGTCGGAGGAGCTTGGGGTGGCGGTGCGGGTGGCGGAGGAGGGAGGAGTTGTGAGAAGAGAACAGGTAGCGGAGCTGGTGAGAAGAGTGATGGTGGATGAAGAAGGTTTTGGTATGAGGAAGAAGGTTAAGGAGCTGAAAGTGAGTGGAGAGAAAGCGTTGTCTAAGGTTGGATCCTCTCATCATTGGCTTTGTCAAATGAGCAAGGACTGTGAAGCTCATGTGCAGGGTTCTGAGGCTAAAGTTTCTTCTGCTTACACTACTACCACTGCTGTGCTCAGCGACGTCGTTCGCTcttga